DNA from Hwangdonia lutea:
GCAAAGGCAAATCGCAGTTTTCGCGAGCGATAATCAAATCGTCTAAAAATCCTCCAAAATAGACTTCATCGGTTAAAACCGACATTCCGCAAGCGCCGGCGTGCTCGTAACCCATAGCCACATCTTCAATGTTAACCGTATTGTTAATGACTGATTTTGACGGCGATTTTCTTTTAAATTCTGCAATAATCCCCGTTTGACTTGATCTTAATTTATCTGATAACGAAATTGTTTTTCTATCAAAATAAGGTGTTCTTTCAAATATCTGAATAGGAATTAATTCTTTTTTTAAATCAACTTCTTTGCGTTTGTCGATTACTATTTTATCTAGAATGTTCATTTACTTAATGCAATTAATGTGTCTAAACTATGCTTTGCTTTCCCTGAAAGAAGCGACTCTTTGGCTAACTCAAATCCTTCTTTATGGCTTATTTGTTTTGTGGTGGCAATGGCTAAACCGGCATTGGCACAAACAACGTTGTTCTGTGGTTCGGTGCCTTTTCCGCTAATGACGTTCACAAATATTTTAGCGGCATCATCAACGGTATTGCCTCCAAAAATCGATTCTTGTTTTATTTGCGAAACGCCCAAATCTTCAGGTGTAAATAAGGTTTCGGAATGATTTGAAATCACTTTGGTTTTTCCGGTTAATGATATTTCATCATAACCATCTAAGGCATGCACAATGCTGTAATTTTTATCGGTTTGCTGATATAAGTAACCGTACAAACGTTGCAATTCCAAATTAAAAACACCAACCATTTGGTTTTTTGGAAACGATGGATTTACCATAGGGCCTAACATATTGAAAAATGTTTTTACGCCCAATTCCCTGCGGATAGGTGCTACGTTTTTCATGGCGGGATGAAACAATGGTGCGTGCAAAACGCAGATGCCTGCCTTATCGATTGTTCGTTTTAAAAAATCTTCGTCATTTGAAAATTTAATGCCTAAATGCTCCATAACGTTTGAAGATCCGCAAGCGGAAGACACACCGTAATTACCGTGTTTTGCAACTTTAATACCGGCACCGGCAGATACAAATGAGGAAAGTGTGGATATGTTGAAGGTGTCTTTTCCGTCGCCACCCGTTCCGCATAAGTCTACAACATTAAAATCTTTTAAATCGATGGAAATACATAATTCCAATAGCGCATCTCTGAAGCCTTGAAGCTCTTCGAGTGTGATGCTCCGCATCATAAAAACGGTTAGAAATGATGCGATTTGACTTTGGTTGTACATACCGTTTGATATGTTTACCAAAACTTGTTTGGCTTCTTCGCTGGAGATGTTTTCGTGATTTATTAATCGGTTTAATAGTTGTTTCATAGCTTAAGAATTAATCCAATTTTTAAGAATTTGTTTTCCGTTTGGAGTCAATACCGATTCTGGGTGATATTGCACACCTTTAACATCATATTCTCTGTGTCGTAACGACATCACTTGTCCGTTTTCATCAAAGGAGGTAGCCTCTAAACTATCAGGTAAATTTGGGTTAACTACCCAGGAATGATATCGACCAACTTCTATATTTTTATCAATGCCATCAAACAAAGGTTCGTCATCCACAGTAATTTTTACTTGGGTTGCAACACCGTGATAAACATCATTTAAGTTAATAATGGAACCACCAAAAACTTCTCCAATGGCTTGTTGCCCTAAACACACTCCTAAAATGCTTTTTGTAGGTGCGTATTTTTTAATAATGGCTTTTAGTAAACCGGCTTCGTCTGGAATGCCCGGACCTGGTGATAAAACAATTTTGCTAAAAGGTTCAACATCTTCTAATGTTAATTTATCGTTTCTTACTACGGTAACATCGCAGTTTAAATCTTCTAAATAATGAACCAAATTGTATGTAAAACTGTCGTAATTATCTATAACTAATACTTTCATAAATATTTATTTTTTATTTCCACGTAGGTGGAAATCTTTTGTTTACTTGTTCATTTTGTCTTGATACAAAACGAACCAAAAAATCATATCAATCTGAGGAAATTCCTGCGGAACATTCGTTCTCGGAATTTCGTGCTTAAAGCTTCGCTTTGCATCTTCATTCCTTCACTCATTATTTCTGCAGATTGATGATTCCGACTGAGTCGGAACTTGGGTGTTGATTTTCTGCAATATTCATTTTATAAACCAAATTCGTTTTTCAACTTTCTGAATTCTAAACTTGTTATATGTCTTCAGCTAATTCAATAGCTTTTGTTAAAGCGCCTAACTTATTATACACTTCCTGCAGTTCGTTTTCCGGGTTGGATTTTGATACTAATCCGGCGCCTGCCTGCCAATGTAATTTATGGTTTTTGCTCAAAAAAGTACGAATCATGATAGCATGATTGAAGTTGCCTTCAAAATCCATAAAACCAATGGCGCCACCGTAGAAAGCACGACTTGTTTTTTCGTACTGCTCGATAAGTTGCATGGCCCGATGTTTTGGAGCGCCACTTAAAGTGCCCGCGGGAAACGTGTCGGCCACCACTTGCATGGTTGAAGTTTCTTTGTGCTTTTGCCCCGTAACTTTGCTTACTAAATGGATAACGTGCGAGAAGAATTGAACCTCTCTGTACGTGTCAACAGTAACATGGCTTCCGTTTCGGCTTAAATCGTTTCGTGCCAAATCCACCAACATAACGTGTTCGGCATTTTCTTTATCGTCCACCGCTAATTGTTTGGCCAATTCGGCATCTTTTAAATCATTTCCGGTGCGTTTAAAAGTTCCGGCAATGGGGTGGATTTCGGCTTTTCCGTCGCTTACAATAAGTTGTGCTTCGGGCGAGCTGCCAAAAATCTTAAAGTTCCCGTAATCGAAATAAAACAAATAGGGCGATGGGTTTATGCTGCGTAAAGCCCGATACACATTAAACTCGTCGCCTTTAAATTCTTGCTGGAAGTTTTTTGATAAAACCAACTGAAACACATCGCCACGGGCACAGTGTTTTTTAGCTAACTCGACATGGGTTTTATATTCATCGTCTGTTAAATTTGATGAGATTTTTCCGTTGGATTTAAAATTATAAGACGCAAAGTTTTTGGCTTTTATTAAATGAAGAACAGCATCAATATTACTTTCAGTATTAAAACAATGTGCAAAAATGTAAGCTTCGTTTTTAAAGTGATTTATGGCGATTATGTTTTGATAAACCGCATAATAAACATCGGGAATTGTAATGGAATTTTCTTTTTTTGAAATCTCGACATCTTCAAAATACCGAACGGCATCATAAGCGATATAACCAAAAATACCATTATTTATAAACTTGAAGCTTTCATCCGAATCTACCTTAAATTGTTTTGTGAATTGATGGATTTCTTCGGATACATTTGTGGTTTCATCAATATTTTTTGAAACCGAACTACCGTCGGGAAAGGTTTGCGAAATTGTTTCGTCTTCAACTTTAATCGACGCTATGGGGTTAAAGCAGATGTACGAAAAACTGTTGTCGTTAGCATGGTAATCGCTACTTTCCAACAGAATACTGTTGGGGTGTTTGTCTCTAATTTTAAGATAGATGCTTACAGGTGTAATGGTGTCTGCAAGAATTTTTTTGTAATGTGTTGTTAAACTAAACATTCTTTTTTTGTCATTTCCATGTAGATGGAAATCTATTTTTAATTGTTAAACATAAATGTTAAATCTTTCCACTCAGGATTTAAATCGTTAATTAGATTTATTTTCCATGCTCTATTCCATTTTTTTAGTTGCTTCTCTCTCTTAATGGCAGTATTAGGGAAATTGAATTTTTCATAATATACAAGCATATTAAGACTATATCTGCTGGAGTAGCCCTTCATTGTTTTGTTTTTATGCTGATACATTCTATATTTTAAATTATTGGTCATACCAATATAAATTATCCCATTCATCTTGTTAGAAATAATATACACATAGTAATATTGTTTTTTCCCTTCCATTTATATTTTCCGCCTTCGCGGAAATGACTTAATGAATTAAAAAAAAAGGCTTGTCGTGAATGACAAGCCTTTTTGATATTTTAAGTTTTAAATATACTAGGTTTTTACTTCACGAACGTAAGTTTGAAAAGCTCCACCACCAAGTATGATTTAAAATAGTATTCATATTTTTGTTTTATCCCCGATAGCTGTCGGGAGGTCAAATATAGAAATGAAAATAATATTACACAAAACTTTGCTCGATTTTTTATATAAATGTTTGTTAAACTGTAATATTTGCAACAAACTATTATTTAATTTTATGCTTATGAAATT
Protein-coding regions in this window:
- a CDS encoding GIY-YIG nuclease family protein, translated to MEGKKQYYYVYIISNKMNGIIYIGMTNNLKYRMYQHKNKTMKGYSSRYSLNMLVYYEKFNFPNTAIKREKQLKKWNRAWKINLINDLNPEWKDLTFMFNN
- the trpD gene encoding anthranilate phosphoribosyltransferase, whose product is MKQLLNRLINHENISSEEAKQVLVNISNGMYNQSQIASFLTVFMMRSITLEELQGFRDALLELCISIDLKDFNVVDLCGTGGDGKDTFNISTLSSFVSAGAGIKVAKHGNYGVSSACGSSNVMEHLGIKFSNDEDFLKRTIDKAGICVLHAPLFHPAMKNVAPIRRELGVKTFFNMLGPMVNPSFPKNQMVGVFNLELQRLYGYLYQQTDKNYSIVHALDGYDEISLTGKTKVISNHSETLFTPEDLGVSQIKQESIFGGNTVDDAAKIFVNVISGKGTEPQNNVVCANAGLAIATTKQISHKEGFELAKESLLSGKAKHSLDTLIALSK
- a CDS encoding anthranilate synthase component I family protein, with protein sequence MFSLTTHYKKILADTITPVSIYLKIRDKHPNSILLESSDYHANDNSFSYICFNPIASIKVEDETISQTFPDGSSVSKNIDETTNVSEEIHQFTKQFKVDSDESFKFINNGIFGYIAYDAVRYFEDVEISKKENSITIPDVYYAVYQNIIAINHFKNEAYIFAHCFNTESNIDAVLHLIKAKNFASYNFKSNGKISSNLTDDEYKTHVELAKKHCARGDVFQLVLSKNFQQEFKGDEFNVYRALRSINPSPYLFYFDYGNFKIFGSSPEAQLIVSDGKAEIHPIAGTFKRTGNDLKDAELAKQLAVDDKENAEHVMLVDLARNDLSRNGSHVTVDTYREVQFFSHVIHLVSKVTGQKHKETSTMQVVADTFPAGTLSGAPKHRAMQLIEQYEKTSRAFYGGAIGFMDFEGNFNHAIMIRTFLSKNHKLHWQAGAGLVSKSNPENELQEVYNKLGALTKAIELAEDI
- a CDS encoding anthranilate synthase component II: MKVLVIDNYDSFTYNLVHYLEDLNCDVTVVRNDKLTLEDVEPFSKIVLSPGPGIPDEAGLLKAIIKKYAPTKSILGVCLGQQAIGEVFGGSIINLNDVYHGVATQVKITVDDEPLFDGIDKNIEVGRYHSWVVNPNLPDSLEATSFDENGQVMSLRHREYDVKGVQYHPESVLTPNGKQILKNWINS